Proteins encoded by one window of Arachis ipaensis cultivar K30076 chromosome B04, Araip1.1, whole genome shotgun sequence:
- the LOC107636264 gene encoding uncharacterized protein LOC107636264, which yields MKEDEMVILVKECSALIKLPPKMPDPGSFLIPCTIGTITFEKALCDLSSSINIMPLSVMKKLGIQEALPTKISLEMADMSLKRADGMVKNVLVKVEDLYLPANFVILDTGEDRDDSIILGRPFLATANALIDVKKGDLVLRLWEDHIFFKIPNPHSPSDKRGTTVQHLVFRPSLSREHYRTP from the coding sequence ATGAAGGAAGATGAGATGGTGATACTGGTCAAGGAATGCAGCGCCTTGATTAAGCTGCCTCCAAAGATGCCAGATCCTGGAAGCTTCCTTATTCCCTGCACTATAGGGACCATCACTTTTGAGAAGGCACTGTGCGACCTTAGCTCAAGCATCAAcatcatgcctctctctgtgatgaagaagctaggGATCCAGGAAGCACTacctactaaaatctcattagagatggcagatatgTCCCTGAAACGGGCAGATGGCATGGTGAAAAATGTTCTTGTAAAGGTGGAAGACCTTTACCTCCCAGCGAACTTTGTGATACTAGACACTGGGGAGGACAGAGACgactccatcatccttggaaggcctttTCTAGCTACTGCAAATGCCTTAATCGATGTGAAAAAGGGAGATCTAGTCCTGAGATTGTGGGAggatcatattttttttaagatcCCAAATCCTCACTCTCCCTCAGATAAAAGAGGTACTACTGTGCAACACTTGGTGTTCCGACCTTCTCTCAGTAGAGAGCATTACAGAaccccctga